One part of the Leptolyngbya sp. FACHB-261 genome encodes these proteins:
- a CDS encoding serine hydrolase, with translation MLPKIPESAPLAPPDPSPHSWSALLPRAPYAPWRVWLSLILAGVLCAADQSRAVRSFGQQSAAATLLPLLHSGVPSDLGLNRLTLVYDHLLVKQKKADSQLLRTIAQKSGLGSDGTISLCTGPLYCVDFNGDLQPAAAASLIKVPIALVLVSRLEATNTSLNTAIYLDPGNYTEDHSAIAIGRPQTLRYLMTEMLANSSNTATNQLIDYLGMDTINRELKAMGFTRTSVTYKVVGDQIFPQNPGTVANRITSNELNQMMQLIYTRNTTGYHAIRAALAKQYDDTMGISALAGFNILEGRTVRWLGEKTGGTSRVLGTTLAFKLGEQICYLSVTTNNPGGESQIRKAIDAVVRSR, from the coding sequence TTGCTGCCCAAAATTCCTGAATCTGCCCCGCTCGCGCCACCAGATCCCTCTCCCCACTCCTGGTCGGCTCTATTGCCGCGAGCACCTTACGCACCCTGGCGAGTTTGGCTCAGCCTTATCTTGGCAGGGGTGTTATGTGCCGCTGATCAGAGCAGAGCGGTCCGCTCCTTTGGTCAGCAATCGGCCGCGGCAACTCTGCTGCCCCTACTCCATAGCGGTGTGCCATCTGATCTTGGCTTGAACCGCCTTACGCTGGTTTACGACCACCTTTTAGTTAAGCAAAAGAAGGCGGATTCCCAACTGCTGCGAACGATTGCTCAGAAGAGTGGTTTGGGCTCTGACGGCACGATCTCACTGTGCACAGGACCGCTTTACTGCGTAGACTTCAACGGTGATTTGCAGCCTGCTGCTGCTGCCAGTCTGATTAAAGTCCCAATTGCGCTGGTGCTAGTGTCCCGTTTGGAGGCAACTAACACTAGCCTGAATACTGCTATCTATCTTGACCCAGGTAACTACACCGAAGACCACTCAGCGATCGCTATTGGCCGACCTCAGACGCTGCGTTATTTGATGACCGAAATGCTAGCCAATAGCAGCAACACGGCCACCAATCAGCTGATTGACTACCTGGGCATGGATACAATTAACCGAGAGCTGAAGGCAATGGGCTTTACTCGGACCAGCGTGACCTACAAGGTGGTCGGTGATCAGATTTTTCCACAAAACCCTGGCACAGTTGCCAACCGCATTACCAGCAATGAGCTGAACCAGATGATGCAGCTCATTTACACGCGTAATACAACTGGTTACCATGCCATTCGCGCAGCTCTAGCCAAGCAGTACGACGACACAATGGGTATCAGTGCCCTTGCTGGCTTCAATATTTTGGAAGGGCGAACGGTGCGTTGGCTCGGCGAAAAAACCGGGGGCACTTCCCGAGTTCTAGGCACTACGCTGGCCTTCAAGCTGGGGGAGCAGATCTGCTATCTTTCGGTAACGACCAATAACCCTGGCGGCGAATCCCAAATTCGTAAAGCAATTGATGCTGTGGTTCGCTCACGGTAA
- a CDS encoding glucose-6-phosphate dehydrogenase assembly protein OpcA, with the protein MNTQTSTLDQQSIVPLQTPKDVSVGEIEAELGKIWQFHGETSVARAATFNLLVYEPEEAAGIPSASVEAIATQNPCRVIDLCPSPDGKDEGLTAQVAAYCPVQKRRSTLVCCEYITIQGNLEAHERLHSTVEPLLITGLPVFLWWKASPVSDSGLFDRLVSLSNRVIIDSAFFSSPEADLLQVQRLSSKGVHMSDLNWSRLAPWQELTAQAFDPPERRASLQAVDRVTVDFEKGNSTQALLYLGWLASRLQWRPLSYSIGTDDYELRHITFVGPNGQTVEAELAAVPVGNVGSVVGDLIGLRLTSTDDEADCCTVLCSESTGCMRMEASGGAQSCRIQQVTSLADQDADALLGQQLQRWSVDALYTDSLTIAAAIVESANAPVQA; encoded by the coding sequence ATGAATACCCAAACCTCCACGCTTGACCAGCAGTCCATTGTGCCGCTCCAGACGCCCAAAGATGTCTCAGTTGGCGAGATCGAGGCGGAGCTTGGCAAAATTTGGCAGTTCCACGGTGAAACGAGTGTAGCCCGTGCAGCTACCTTCAACCTTCTGGTTTATGAGCCCGAAGAAGCAGCAGGTATTCCCTCGGCTTCGGTTGAGGCTATTGCCACTCAAAATCCTTGCCGGGTCATTGACCTGTGCCCTAGTCCTGATGGCAAGGACGAAGGGCTGACCGCTCAAGTTGCCGCCTATTGTCCGGTGCAGAAGCGTCGCAGCACCCTAGTCTGCTGTGAGTACATCACCATCCAGGGCAATCTTGAGGCTCATGAGCGGCTGCACAGCACTGTAGAGCCCCTGCTAATCACCGGTCTACCCGTATTTTTGTGGTGGAAAGCCAGTCCGGTCTCTGACAGTGGCCTGTTTGACCGTCTAGTTTCGTTGAGCAATCGGGTCATCATAGACTCGGCGTTCTTCAGTAGCCCTGAGGCCGACCTGCTGCAAGTGCAGCGCTTGAGCAGCAAAGGCGTCCATATGAGTGACCTCAATTGGTCCCGTCTGGCCCCCTGGCAAGAACTAACCGCACAAGCCTTTGACCCCCCCGAGCGTCGGGCCTCGCTACAAGCCGTGGACCGCGTCACTGTTGACTTTGAAAAGGGTAATAGTACCCAGGCGTTGCTCTACTTAGGCTGGTTAGCGAGCCGTTTACAGTGGCGCCCGCTATCCTATAGCATTGGCACAGATGACTACGAGCTGCGTCACATCACCTTTGTCGGTCCCAATGGTCAAACGGTTGAAGCTGAACTGGCCGCTGTCCCGGTTGGCAATGTGGGCAGCGTGGTCGGCGACTTGATTGGCTTACGTCTGACCTCGACCGACGACGAGGCGGATTGTTGCACAGTCCTCTGCTCAGAAAGCACGGGCTGTATGCGCATGGAAGCGAGTGGCGGTGCCCAATCTTGCCGAATTCAGCAAGTTACCTCGCTGGCAGATCAAGACGCCGATGCCCTACTGGGTCAGCAACTTCAGCGTTGGAGTGTGGACGCGCTCTACACCGATAGCTTAACGATCGCTGCGGCCATTGTGGAATCTGCCAATGCTCCAGTGCAAGCCTGA
- a CDS encoding YcxB family protein, whose product MHIQLTYTPEDFYQANLLHWRRKPLARLFPILGAVALLLAGSDFYLSPTFLGRDILLSAIGFYLLLYTSVFLRLFATLGFRDQRALRQPLNLDIDEEQVQVSGQTLQGQTAWSQYQKAIWNQAVLLLYPTPEIFQIVPRRALAADQDWRELLTLTASKVAQSQGPDPSTV is encoded by the coding sequence ATGCACATTCAGTTGACTTATACGCCTGAAGACTTCTATCAAGCTAACCTGCTGCACTGGCGGCGGAAACCGTTAGCTCGTTTGTTTCCCATTCTGGGGGCTGTAGCTCTGTTGCTGGCCGGTAGTGACTTCTATCTCTCGCCAACGTTTCTCGGGCGAGACATCTTACTATCTGCGATTGGCTTTTATCTGCTGCTCTATACCAGCGTCTTCTTGCGACTGTTTGCCACACTCGGTTTTCGCGATCAACGGGCTTTGCGTCAACCTCTGAATCTAGATATTGATGAAGAGCAGGTTCAGGTCAGCGGTCAGACGCTACAGGGCCAGACAGCTTGGTCTCAATATCAAAAGGCCATTTGGAACCAGGCTGTTCTGCTACTCTATCCCACCCCCGAGATCTTTCAGATTGTGCCTCGACGAGCGCTAGCTGCCGATCAAGATTGGCGCGAACTGTTGACACTAACCGCAAGTAAAGTCGCCCAAAGCCAGGGGCCAGACCCCAGCACAGTCTGA
- a CDS encoding DNA recombination-mediator protein A: MSQSIDLPKVDERVDELVQELAAIQQTSSKRIALLGSRHVPITHQNLVETLSYALVLGGNRLLTSGATGINLAAIRGALRADPNLLTVILPQSLDRQPRESREQLETVIHLIEHGENDNLSLAEASAQCNQEIVSKCQQLICFAFHDSNTLLQTCRDAEEQRKVVTLFYFD, translated from the coding sequence TTGAGCCAGTCGATAGACCTGCCCAAGGTTGATGAGAGGGTTGATGAGCTCGTTCAGGAGCTGGCCGCCATCCAGCAGACCAGTTCCAAGCGGATTGCACTACTCGGTTCTCGCCACGTTCCGATCACCCATCAAAATTTAGTCGAAACCCTCAGTTATGCCTTGGTACTGGGTGGGAATCGGCTGCTGACGTCCGGCGCCACGGGCATCAACCTCGCTGCGATTCGTGGGGCCCTACGCGCCGACCCCAACTTGCTTACCGTTATCCTGCCTCAGAGCCTCGATCGTCAACCTCGGGAATCTCGAGAGCAGCTTGAAACTGTTATTCATCTGATCGAGCACGGCGAGAACGATAACCTGTCTCTAGCTGAGGCAAGTGCTCAGTGCAATCAGGAGATTGTCTCCAAGTGTCAGCAGTTGATTTGCTTTGCTTTTCATGACAGCAATACACTGCTCCAAACTTGTCGGGATGCTGAAGAACAGCGTAAGGTAGTCACGCTGTTCTACTTTGACTAG
- the zwf gene encoding glucose-6-phosphate dehydrogenase: protein MVSLLENPLRVGLQQERIPEPSILVIFGASGDLTQRKLVPALYGLRKERKMPPELTIVGVARRDWSHDYFREQMREGVEQFSSGIGSEEVWKDFAEGLFYCPADMSKVEDYHKLNELLSELDQKRGTRGNRVFYLSVAPKFFPEAIQQLGAANMIQDPRKTRLVIEKPFGRDLASAQELNRVVREVCKEEQIYRIDHYLGKETVQNLLVLRFANTIFEPIWNRQYVDHVQITVAETVGVEDRAGYYETSGALRDMLQNHLMQVFCLTAMEPPNALDADSLRTEKVKAIQATHLADTRRLELSCVRGQYAAGWMKGKQVPGYREEPNVNPQSTTPSYVCAKFLVDNWRWQGVPFYLRTGKRMPKKVSEIAIQFRQVPHMIYQSAAQQISPNVLAMRIQPDEGISLKFEAKMPGQSLSTRSVDMDFRYGNTFGVSGSDAYDRLLFDCMLGDQTLFTRADEVEEAWRVVTPAINAWDAPSDPALVPQYEAGTWGPAEAELLMNRDGRQWRRL from the coding sequence ATGGTCAGTCTGCTCGAAAATCCGCTACGGGTCGGTTTGCAGCAGGAGCGTATCCCGGAGCCGTCCATCCTGGTTATCTTTGGTGCTTCGGGTGACCTGACCCAGCGCAAATTAGTCCCAGCCCTTTATGGTTTGCGTAAGGAACGCAAAATGCCCCCCGAGCTGACGATTGTGGGGGTAGCCCGACGCGACTGGAGCCACGACTACTTCCGCGAACAAATGCGGGAAGGGGTCGAGCAGTTTTCTAGTGGTATTGGCTCAGAAGAAGTTTGGAAAGACTTTGCGGAAGGCCTTTTCTATTGCCCCGCTGACATGAGCAAGGTCGAAGACTACCACAAGCTCAATGAGCTGCTTAGTGAACTCGACCAAAAGCGGGGCACAAGGGGCAATCGGGTCTTTTATTTATCCGTTGCGCCCAAGTTCTTCCCAGAAGCGATCCAGCAGTTGGGCGCGGCTAACATGATCCAGGATCCGCGCAAGACGCGGCTGGTAATCGAAAAGCCCTTTGGCCGGGATCTGGCTTCTGCTCAAGAGCTGAATCGGGTTGTGCGTGAGGTCTGCAAAGAAGAGCAGATCTATCGCATCGACCACTATTTGGGCAAAGAAACCGTGCAGAACCTCTTGGTGCTGCGCTTTGCTAACACAATTTTTGAGCCGATCTGGAACCGTCAATATGTAGACCATGTGCAAATCACGGTGGCGGAAACGGTGGGCGTTGAAGACCGAGCTGGTTATTACGAAACCTCCGGTGCTCTGCGGGACATGCTTCAGAACCACCTGATGCAGGTGTTCTGCCTGACCGCGATGGAACCACCCAATGCGTTAGACGCTGATTCTTTACGCACTGAGAAGGTCAAAGCGATCCAGGCGACCCATTTAGCTGATACTCGCCGTCTGGAATTGTCTTGCGTTCGAGGTCAATATGCTGCCGGTTGGATGAAGGGTAAGCAGGTACCGGGCTACCGTGAGGAACCCAACGTCAATCCCCAATCCACCACGCCCAGTTATGTCTGTGCCAAGTTTCTGGTTGACAACTGGCGCTGGCAGGGCGTTCCCTTCTACCTGCGCACTGGCAAGCGTATGCCCAAGAAGGTCTCGGAGATTGCGATCCAGTTCCGACAGGTGCCGCACATGATCTACCAGTCAGCGGCTCAGCAGATTAGCCCTAACGTGTTAGCTATGCGCATTCAGCCGGATGAAGGGATCTCGCTCAAGTTTGAGGCCAAAATGCCGGGTCAAAGTCTCAGCACCCGCTCGGTGGATATGGACTTCCGCTATGGCAATACGTTCGGTGTCTCAGGCAGTGATGCCTATGACCGTCTGTTGTTTGACTGCATGTTGGGAGACCAAACTCTCTTCACCCGTGCTGATGAAGTGGAAGAAGCTTGGCGCGTCGTTACGCCTGCGATCAACGCCTGGGATGCTCCCTCTGACCCAGCTCTAGTTCCTCAATACGAAGCTGGCACCTGGGGACCTGCCGAAGCCGAACTGCTCATGAACCGCGATGGCAGACAATGGCGTCGGCTTTAA
- a CDS encoding urease subunit beta has product MIPGEYFLHDAEVIANRGREILDLEVTNTGDRPIQVGSHFHFFEVNRALEFERSVAFGKRLNIPSGNAVRFEPGQTHRVSLVALGGKGLVHGFNNLTAGSVRTERGRNRALGSLEAWLEE; this is encoded by the coding sequence ATGATACCGGGTGAATACTTTCTCCATGACGCCGAGGTCATTGCCAATCGAGGGCGCGAGATTCTCGACTTAGAGGTAACCAATACTGGAGACCGCCCGATCCAAGTTGGTTCTCATTTCCATTTTTTTGAGGTCAATCGGGCTCTAGAGTTTGAGCGTAGTGTAGCTTTTGGCAAGCGCTTAAATATTCCATCGGGTAATGCAGTCCGCTTTGAACCGGGTCAAACCCACCGCGTGAGCTTGGTCGCTCTGGGCGGCAAAGGATTAGTGCATGGGTTCAATAATCTGACTGCAGGCTCTGTGCGCACCGAACGCGGACGCAATCGTGCCCTGGGCAGCCTGGAAGCCTGGTTAGAAGAGTAA
- the tal gene encoding transaldolase — protein sequence MTATNPLFELKEHGQSVWLDNLTRDLIQSGELKRLIETRGLRGITSNPAIFEKAINGNAIYDADIETGAKAGKSVEDIYESLVIKDIQDACDIFQGIYEESDGLDGYISIEVSPTLAHDAEGTVRDAVRLYETIGRKNVMIKIPGTSEAAQAISEVVGRGINVNVTLLFSVQDYENAAYAYIEGLEKFAATGGDISKVASVASFFLSRIDSNIDDRIEAMLKGDDDLNKEAQLRAYQGKIAIANAKLAYEKYKGIYASDRWQALAAKGAKVQRLLWASTGTKNPNYSDVMYVDELVGPDTVNTMPPQTVEACADHCDIQDRIETGLEGAHRLIDSLPEIGINLDDVMRELQVEGIEKFVQPYTSLLNSLQEKIQRLTPA from the coding sequence ATGACAGCAACCAATCCCCTGTTCGAACTCAAAGAACACGGTCAGAGCGTCTGGCTGGACAATCTCACCCGTGATTTGATCCAGTCCGGCGAACTCAAACGACTGATTGAGACCCGTGGTCTGCGTGGGATTACATCAAACCCAGCCATTTTCGAAAAAGCGATTAATGGCAATGCAATCTACGATGCCGACATCGAAACGGGTGCCAAAGCTGGTAAATCAGTTGAAGACATCTACGAATCTTTGGTGATCAAAGACATCCAGGATGCCTGCGACATTTTCCAAGGAATCTACGAAGAATCCGACGGCCTTGATGGCTACATCAGCATCGAAGTTTCACCCACGCTCGCCCACGATGCTGAGGGGACGGTTCGGGATGCCGTACGTCTTTATGAGACGATCGGGCGCAAGAACGTCATGATCAAAATCCCCGGCACCTCTGAGGCTGCTCAAGCCATCTCAGAAGTGGTCGGGCGCGGCATCAATGTGAATGTGACGCTGCTGTTCTCAGTGCAAGATTACGAGAACGCTGCCTACGCCTACATTGAGGGCCTAGAGAAGTTTGCTGCTACTGGTGGCGACATCAGCAAGGTTGCTTCGGTTGCTAGCTTCTTCCTCAGCCGCATCGACTCTAATATTGATGACCGCATCGAAGCCATGCTCAAGGGCGACGATGACCTCAACAAAGAAGCGCAACTGCGGGCCTACCAGGGCAAAATCGCCATTGCCAACGCCAAATTAGCCTACGAGAAGTACAAGGGGATCTACGCTAGCGACCGTTGGCAAGCCTTGGCAGCTAAGGGAGCTAAAGTGCAACGCCTATTGTGGGCTAGCACCGGTACCAAGAACCCCAACTACAGCGATGTCATGTATGTTGATGAGCTGGTGGGACCAGACACCGTCAACACTATGCCACCCCAAACCGTTGAAGCCTGCGCTGATCACTGTGACATCCAAGATCGGATTGAGACTGGCTTGGAGGGCGCTCATCGCCTCATTGACTCCCTACCCGAAATTGGCATCAATTTGGATGATGTGATGCGCGAGTTGCAGGTTGAAGGCATCGAGAAGTTCGTGCAGCCCTACACCTCCTTGCTCAACTCTTTGCAAGAGAAAATCCAGCGTCTCACGCCGGCTTAA
- a CDS encoding GAF domain-containing protein: MKATVTDATASHKLLELSSNMQQGFSSSFLLTPEHSLSEVAAALLKQGRERLPVVAQHQLLGWVAQKTLLAWLARGLNPVQTHLSQLLDELELSSGQGLAQRAESQVLTGLPEASLRLGGSFGEVCDQAVTVLASLFEVAYVTIERLRPDPIQGARVEIVSVLADGQLHHGGELPLAGSPSEQVYQTGQVYTCHGELRKLFPTDIFLQSQQLRAYLGCPLLTPQGYVWGILHLMDRHERPFAAEELRLLRIFTERLSTEWEQERHSQRLEQQAQRQRLVYQIATDIRSSLNLKTVLRRAVARLGEALQVDRCVIRLVGEARVISSGQDFFEYCQSPWPSVRQSFADHGAVTEDVLRQQRLIAIADVEADERIDASSSEYRHSRTRSLLVVPLLCRAPESNEALLVGIAYLNQCARVRHWTVADQQLAQEVSGQLATAIQQATLYKQAQQHARQEALVNQISSAIRSSLDPEAILEQTVQLLGAALNVDLCVIAIGSLDQEAFTQIAAWKRQGRASPPSRTVTIDNSHIQALIHSPDPIAVADIRQATELDQAMRERFESWQIRASLAVATRFGREINGMLGLYQYQARSWRSEEIEVLRAVADQTAIAIHQAQLYQKIQLHNQLLERQVQERTEQLQLALAQAQHLNELKDNFLSTISHELRTPLTSMKMALQMLRLDTSPEKQERYWQILNDQCQYEIDLVNNLLDLQRLEANTQETKLEPISLELELHSITEGLQSSFLARQLRFTLSMPQHLPLIYSDLCSLRRVVHELLSNARKYTPTGGEIALQVSLEATQEGNCLQLQVLNSGPGITPQDLDRIFDKFYRCQEANRQAVNGTGLGLPLVKKLLESLSGQIKVSSFPGQTCFQVRLPLVVVAE, translated from the coding sequence ATGAAGGCCACCGTCACTGACGCTACAGCCAGCCATAAGCTCTTGGAGCTTAGCTCCAACATGCAACAGGGCTTCTCATCTAGCTTCTTACTAACGCCAGAACACTCCTTGAGTGAAGTTGCTGCAGCGCTTCTGAAGCAAGGTCGTGAACGGCTACCAGTAGTTGCACAACATCAACTACTGGGTTGGGTTGCTCAGAAGACGCTGTTGGCTTGGCTGGCGCGAGGGCTTAACCCGGTTCAAACACACCTGTCCCAACTGCTAGATGAGTTGGAACTTAGCTCAGGCCAAGGGTTGGCACAGAGGGCAGAATCCCAGGTTCTCACGGGTCTACCAGAAGCGAGTTTGCGGCTAGGGGGCAGTTTCGGCGAAGTCTGTGACCAGGCAGTTACAGTGCTGGCCAGTCTATTTGAGGTCGCTTATGTCACCATCGAAAGACTGCGACCCGATCCAATCCAGGGTGCTCGCGTCGAAATTGTTTCAGTCTTGGCCGATGGTCAACTCCACCACGGAGGCGAGTTGCCGCTAGCCGGTTCCCCCAGTGAGCAGGTGTATCAAACCGGTCAGGTGTACACATGCCATGGTGAGCTGCGCAAGCTATTTCCTACAGACATTTTTTTGCAATCTCAGCAGCTACGCGCCTATCTGGGTTGCCCACTGCTAACACCTCAAGGATATGTCTGGGGCATTCTGCACTTAATGGATCGCCACGAGCGGCCATTTGCTGCTGAAGAACTGCGTTTGTTGCGCATCTTCACCGAGCGTCTGAGTACAGAGTGGGAACAGGAGCGACACTCTCAGCGCTTAGAGCAACAGGCTCAACGCCAACGCCTGGTTTATCAGATCGCGACTGATATTCGTAGTTCACTTAACTTAAAAACAGTGCTGCGTCGCGCTGTAGCTCGTCTTGGCGAAGCACTCCAAGTCGATCGCTGCGTTATTCGGCTAGTGGGTGAGGCGCGAGTCATTAGCTCAGGTCAAGATTTCTTTGAGTATTGCCAATCCCCCTGGCCCTCAGTACGCCAGAGCTTTGCTGATCATGGCGCCGTCACTGAGGATGTGCTGCGTCAACAACGCCTAATTGCCATTGCTGATGTTGAAGCTGATGAGCGCATCGACGCCAGCAGCTCTGAGTATCGCCACAGCCGCACCCGTTCGCTGTTGGTAGTGCCTCTGCTATGTCGAGCACCAGAAAGTAACGAAGCACTTTTGGTCGGGATTGCCTACCTCAACCAGTGCGCTCGCGTCCGCCACTGGACGGTCGCCGATCAGCAACTAGCTCAAGAAGTCTCTGGGCAATTAGCAACCGCAATCCAGCAGGCTACCCTGTACAAACAAGCTCAGCAACACGCCCGCCAGGAAGCGTTAGTCAATCAAATTAGCTCGGCGATCCGCAGCAGCCTAGACCCAGAGGCGATCCTGGAGCAAACCGTGCAGTTGTTGGGGGCAGCCCTCAACGTTGACCTGTGTGTCATTGCCATTGGCTCTCTGGATCAAGAAGCGTTTACCCAGATCGCTGCCTGGAAGCGTCAGGGCCGTGCCAGTCCGCCCAGCCGTACGGTCACCATTGACAACTCCCACATTCAAGCCCTAATCCACAGTCCGGATCCAATTGCTGTTGCCGATATTCGGCAGGCCACAGAACTGGATCAGGCCATGCGTGAGCGCTTCGAGTCTTGGCAAATCAGGGCTTCGCTGGCTGTGGCCACCCGGTTTGGCCGAGAAATTAACGGCATGCTAGGGCTATACCAGTACCAAGCCCGCTCCTGGCGCAGTGAGGAGATTGAAGTGCTCCGAGCGGTGGCCGACCAGACAGCGATTGCTATCCATCAGGCCCAGCTCTACCAGAAAATTCAGCTCCACAACCAATTACTGGAGCGCCAGGTTCAAGAGCGTACCGAGCAGCTGCAACTGGCCTTGGCTCAGGCACAGCACCTCAACGAACTCAAAGACAATTTCCTCAGCACGATCAGCCACGAGCTGCGCACACCGCTGACCAGCATGAAAATGGCGCTGCAAATGCTGCGCTTAGACACCTCACCAGAAAAGCAAGAGCGTTATTGGCAAATCCTCAATGATCAGTGCCAGTACGAAATTGACTTGGTTAATAACCTCCTAGATCTCCAACGCTTAGAAGCAAACACCCAGGAAACCAAGTTAGAGCCCATCTCATTGGAGCTTGAATTGCACTCGATCACAGAGGGCTTGCAGTCTAGTTTCTTAGCTCGCCAGCTGCGATTTACCTTGTCAATGCCGCAACATCTGCCGCTGATTTACTCCGATCTCTGTAGCCTGCGGCGCGTTGTCCATGAGCTATTGAGTAATGCCCGTAAGTACACACCAACAGGTGGTGAAATTGCGCTCCAGGTGAGTCTTGAAGCGACGCAAGAGGGCAATTGCCTACAACTGCAGGTGCTCAACAGTGGCCCTGGCATTACGCCTCAAGACCTCGACCGAATTTTTGATAAGTTCTACCGCTGCCAAGAGGCAAACCGGCAGGCAGTCAACGGCACAGGCCTCGGCCTACCGTTAGTAAAGAAGCTATTAGAAAGCCTAAGCGGTCAAATCAAGGTCAGCAGTTTTCCAGGGCAGACTTGTTTTCAGGTGCGGTTGCCTTTGGTAGTTGTTGCTGAGTAG
- a CDS encoding cobyrinate a,c-diamide synthase: protein MALIIAGTHSGVGKTTVTLALLAALVRRGLCVQSFKVGPDYIDPMFHTQITGRPCRNLDPVLTSEAYVTRCFASQAQGVDAVLVEGVMGLFDGDSQGRASTAHLAHLLQLPVLLVVDCARMAQSVAAMVHGYCSFDPQLQFAGVVLNRVGSERHRQLLEAALEPLGLPILGVLYRHEQIQLPSRHLGLVPTEELPALLQLTDQLAHLAETHFDWAQLMPLLQAAPLASQTREPAGVLPKIWQKGGPIIAVARDPAFSFYYADNLELLAELGAEVQFWSPLQDRELPVGTQGLYFGGGFPEMFASVLAENQAALAQVRQAIQAAMPVYAECGGLMYLSQSITTFEGDTYKLVGALPTQTCMGARLTLGYRLATTAQDSVLGQAGQPIQGHEFHRSTQNPDATQPLYQFADGRQEGWQLGKLTASYVHLHWGATPELPAHFLRVCQRFAKLC, encoded by the coding sequence ATGGCTTTGATCATTGCGGGCACCCACAGTGGTGTGGGCAAAACCACCGTTACCCTGGCCCTGCTGGCGGCACTCGTCCGGCGGGGCTTATGTGTGCAGTCATTCAAGGTGGGGCCTGATTACATTGACCCCATGTTTCACACCCAGATCACCGGTCGTCCCTGCCGCAATTTGGATCCGGTGCTGACTAGTGAGGCTTACGTCACTCGCTGCTTTGCAAGCCAGGCCCAAGGGGTAGACGCCGTCCTGGTTGAAGGGGTGATGGGATTGTTTGATGGCGACTCGCAAGGAAGGGCTAGCACTGCTCATCTGGCCCACCTGCTGCAATTGCCGGTATTGCTAGTAGTTGATTGTGCCCGGATGGCACAGTCAGTTGCGGCTATGGTTCACGGCTACTGCAGTTTCGATCCCCAGCTTCAGTTCGCCGGCGTTGTGCTCAATCGGGTGGGCAGCGAGCGCCATCGCCAATTGCTGGAGGCCGCGCTTGAACCTCTGGGTTTGCCTATCCTGGGCGTTCTGTACCGACACGAGCAAATTCAACTGCCGAGTCGCCATCTGGGGTTGGTGCCGACTGAGGAGTTACCTGCGCTGTTGCAGCTCACTGACCAGCTTGCGCATCTGGCAGAAACTCACTTCGACTGGGCCCAGTTAATGCCGCTATTGCAGGCGGCTCCGCTTGCCTCTCAGACTAGGGAGCCAGCCGGAGTTCTACCCAAAATTTGGCAAAAAGGTGGGCCAATCATTGCTGTGGCCCGGGACCCTGCCTTCAGTTTTTACTACGCAGATAACCTGGAGTTACTGGCTGAGTTAGGCGCCGAGGTGCAGTTCTGGAGTCCTTTGCAGGATCGCGAGTTACCGGTTGGTACGCAGGGGCTGTACTTCGGAGGTGGCTTTCCCGAAATGTTTGCTTCGGTATTGGCAGAGAATCAAGCAGCCCTAGCCCAGGTTCGGCAAGCCATTCAAGCTGCTATGCCAGTCTATGCCGAGTGCGGTGGCCTAATGTACCTGAGCCAATCAATTACTACCTTTGAAGGCGACACTTACAAACTGGTAGGTGCTCTGCCTACTCAAACCTGCATGGGAGCACGCTTAACCTTGGGCTACCGCCTAGCCACCACTGCGCAAGACAGCGTGCTCGGCCAAGCCGGACAGCCAATACAGGGGCATGAGTTTCACCGCTCTACCCAGAATCCTGATGCTACGCAACCGCTATACCAATTTGCTGACGGTAGGCAAGAGGGATGGCAGTTGGGCAAGCTCACCGCCTCCTACGTTCATCTGCACTGGGGAGCTACTCCAGAGCTACCTGCACACTTTTTACGGGTTTGTCAGCGATTCGCAAAACTCTGTTAA